A window of Variovorax paradoxus EPS genomic DNA:
TTCCTGGCGCTGAAGGAATTCGGTCCGGACAAGTTCGAAATCGTCGTGCCGTCCATCTCCATCCTGGCCGAGCCCAGCGTGACGGTCGTCGACAAGGTCGTCGACAAGAAGGGCACCCGCGCCGTGGCCGAGGAGTACCTGAAGTACCTTTACTCCGACGAAGGCCAGGACATCGCGGGCCGCAACTTCTACCGCCCGACGTCCGAAAAGGCCAAGGCCAAGTACGACAAGCAGTTCCCCAAGCTGACGCTGGTGACCATCGACCAAGCCTTCGGCGGGTGGGCGAAGGCCGATAAGGAGCACTTCGCAGACGGTGCTTCGTTCGACCAGATCTACACAACCAAGCAGAAGTAATCCGCGCTACCGAGCCGGTTTTCATGGCGCCCGTTTCGCGAGCGCCGCGACCCGGCACGCCTCGACCTCTCCGAAGAAAACCGAAAGCCTCCCGTGTCCGTTCTCCTGATTGCCGGTAGCCCCTCGGCCCCGTCCCGCTCCACCGCCTTGCTCGAGGCCGTGGGCGAGCGGCTGGCCAAACGCCATGCCCGCATCGAGCGGCTCGCGATCCGCGACCTGCCGGCACAGGCGCTGCTGCTGGCCGAGTGGAACCATCCGGCCATCGAGAGGGCCATCGCCCAGGTGGCGGCGGCCCGCGTGATCGTGGTGGCTACGCCGGTCTACAAGGCGGCCTACAGCGGCGTGCTGAAAGTCTTTCTCGATCTGCTCGCGCAGGACGCGCTCAAGGGCAAGACCGTGCTCCCGCTGGCCACCGGCGGCAGCCCCCATCACATGCTCGCGCTCGACTACGCACTGCGGCCCGTGCTGCAGTCGCTGGCGGCGCGCCACATCCTGCCGGGCGTCTATGCGAGCGATTCGCAGATCGTGCTGACGCCCGCGAACGCCTACCAGGTGCACAACGACCTGGCCGAGCGACTGAACGAGGCCGTCGAGGTGCTTGCGACCGAAGGCCTGAAGCTGCCCGCAACGCACGGATTCGAACCCGTGCCGTTTTCTCGCGTGCGATGTAGTGTTTAAGGGCTCGCCCCCAGGCTGCGCGCACTTCGTGTCGCTACGCCAACCCCCTACCGGGGGCAACACCTGAGGCCCGGCGAAGCCGGTTCCTCGGTGTTTCCCGAAAGATTCAAGGCTGCCTCATTGGCCGCTCAGGGACAGCTTTGCCCAAAGTTTTGCACCAAGGAATCCCCGCATGAACCCCATCGCCACCGAAGACTCAGCACTCGAGACGCCACCGCGTTCCTTCTGGCACGCGCTGGGTGACCTCGTCGTCAGCGCCATCGTCGTCAGCGCCATTGCGCTGATCGTGAGCTTCATTTCCGCCGCGTGACCGCGTGGCGCCCCAACACCCCAGGACAGCCATGAACCGTATTTCCATTCCTCGCCGCCGCCTGATCCAGGGCGCAGCCGCAGCCATCGCGCTGCCTTCGTTCGCCGCACTGGCCCAGGCGCCCGCGCGCCAGTTCCGCATCGGCAACCAGAAGGGCACGCTCAACATCCTGAAGGGCCGCGGCACGCTGGAGAAGCGGCTCGCGCCGCTGGGCGTCACGGTCAAGTGGACCGAGTTCACGGCCGGCCCGGTGCAGCTCGAAGCGCTCAACGTCGGTTCCATCGACTTCGGCGATGTCGGCGAAGCGCCGCCCATCTTCGCGCAGGCCGCCGGTGCGCCGCTGGCCTACGTGGCCGCCACGCAGCACCGCCCGCAGACCGAAGCCGTGCTGGTGCCCAAGGGCTCGGCCATCAAGACCGTGGCCGACCTCAAGGGCAAGAAGATCGCGCTCAACAAAGGCTCGAACGTCCACTACTTCATCGTCAAGCTGTTCGAGAAGCACGGCCTCTCGTATGCCGACCTGAACCTGGCCTACCTGCCGCCGTCCGATGCGCGTGCCGCATTCGAAAAGGGCTCGGTCGATGCGTGGGTGATCTGGGACCCGTTCCTCGCAGCCGCCGAGAAGTCGATCGACGCACGCATCCTCGCCGACGCCACGGGCGTTGTCGGCAACCGCGCCTACTACTTCTCGTCGCTCGACTACGTGGCGAAGAACGCCGACGTGATCGCCATTGCGGTCGAAGAGATCAACAAGGTCGAAGCCTGGGGCTCCGCGAACAAGGGGCAACTCGCTGCCGAGCTGGCGGCCTTGTGGGGCCTGCCCAAGCCGGTGGCAGACATCACCACGGCCCGCACGCCCTACGGCATCACGCCGATCACCAAGGCCATCCTCGCCGAGCAGCAGAAGATCGCCGATACCTTCTTCGAGCTCAAGCTGATCCCCAAGAAGATCAACGTGCTCGAAGCCGCCGGCGCGGGAGTCGCATGATGCAGATCTTCTGGTTCCTCCCCACGCACGGCGACAGCCGCTATCTCGGCACGAGCGAGGGCGCGCGGCCCATCGATCTGGCCTACTTGCAGCAGATCGCAGGCGCCGCTGACAACCTCGGCTACGAAGGCGTGCTGATTCCCACCGGCCGTTCATGCGAAGACCCGTGGGTGATCGCCTCCAGCCTGATCGGTTCGACGAAGAAGCTCAAGTTCCTGGTTGCTGTGCGTCCGGGGCTGCACCAGCCCAGCCTCGCCGCGCGCATGGCCGCGACCTTCGACCGGCTCTCGGGCGGACGCCTGCTGGTGAACCTCGTGACCGGTGGCGACCAGGCCGAGCTCGAAGGTGACGGTGTCTATCTGGATCACGCGTCGCGCTACGAGCAGTCGGCCGAGTTCATCCGCATCTGGCGCGAGATCCTCACGCGCAGCCACGATGGCCAGGGCTACGACTTCGAAGGCAAGCACCTGAGCGTGAAGGGCGCCAAGCTGCTGTATCCGCCGGTGCAGACGCCGTACCCGCCCGTGTGGTTCGGTGGCTCGTCGGCGGCCGCGCACGACCTCGCGGCAGAGCAGGTCGATGCGTACCTGACCTGGGGCGAGCCGCCCGCCGAAGTCGCCAAGAAGATCGCCGATGTGCGCGCCCGCGCCGAGAAACAGGGCCGCCGTGTCGAGTTCGGCATCCGCCTGCACGTGATCGTGCGCGAGACCGAAGAGGCCGCGTGGAAGGCCGCCGAAGAACTCATCAGCCGCGTGGACGACGACACCGTCATCCGCGCCCAGGCCGCCTTCGCGCGCATGGATTCCGAAGGTCAGCGCCGCATGGCCGCGCTGCATGCGGGTGGTGCGAAGCGCTCGCGCGCAGAGCTGGAGATTTCGCCGAACCTGTGGGCCGGCGTGGGGCTCGTGCGCGGCGGTGCCGGCACGGCGCTCGTGGGCGACGCGAAGACCGTCGCGGCGCGCATCGAGGAATACGCGGCCCTCGGTCTCGACAAATTCATTCTCTCGGGCTACCCGCACTTGGAAGAGGCCTACCGCTTCGCCGAGCTGGTGTTCCCGCTGCTCTCGCGCAAGGCGAAGAAGCAACTCGCCGGTGGTTCGTTGAGCGGCCCGTTCGGCGAAGTCGTCGCGAATCTCGACGCACCTTCGCGCCTCGTCTCGCAAAGCTGAACAAGGACGCCCCATGACTGAACAAGTGCAGAAACTCCCGGTGACTTCCACCGACGAAGGCGCAGGCACCGGCAACGCGTTCAAGG
This region includes:
- the ssuD gene encoding FMNH2-dependent alkanesulfonate monooxygenase, producing the protein MQIFWFLPTHGDSRYLGTSEGARPIDLAYLQQIAGAADNLGYEGVLIPTGRSCEDPWVIASSLIGSTKKLKFLVAVRPGLHQPSLAARMAATFDRLSGGRLLVNLVTGGDQAELEGDGVYLDHASRYEQSAEFIRIWREILTRSHDGQGYDFEGKHLSVKGAKLLYPPVQTPYPPVWFGGSSAAAHDLAAEQVDAYLTWGEPPAEVAKKIADVRARAEKQGRRVEFGIRLHVIVRETEEAAWKAAEELISRVDDDTVIRAQAAFARMDSEGQRRMAALHAGGAKRSRAELEISPNLWAGVGLVRGGAGTALVGDAKTVAARIEEYAALGLDKFILSGYPHLEEAYRFAELVFPLLSRKAKKQLAGGSLSGPFGEVVANLDAPSRLVSQS
- a CDS encoding sulfonate ABC transporter substrate-binding protein — translated: MNRISIPRRRLIQGAAAAIALPSFAALAQAPARQFRIGNQKGTLNILKGRGTLEKRLAPLGVTVKWTEFTAGPVQLEALNVGSIDFGDVGEAPPIFAQAAGAPLAYVAATQHRPQTEAVLVPKGSAIKTVADLKGKKIALNKGSNVHYFIVKLFEKHGLSYADLNLAYLPPSDARAAFEKGSVDAWVIWDPFLAAAEKSIDARILADATGVVGNRAYYFSSLDYVAKNADVIAIAVEEINKVEAWGSANKGQLAAELAALWGLPKPVADITTARTPYGITPITKAILAEQQKIADTFFELKLIPKKINVLEAAGAGVA
- the ssuE gene encoding NADPH-dependent FMN reductase; protein product: MSVLLIAGSPSAPSRSTALLEAVGERLAKRHARIERLAIRDLPAQALLLAEWNHPAIERAIAQVAAARVIVVATPVYKAAYSGVLKVFLDLLAQDALKGKTVLPLATGGSPHHMLALDYALRPVLQSLAARHILPGVYASDSQIVLTPANAYQVHNDLAERLNEAVEVLATEGLKLPATHGFEPVPFSRVRCSV